Below is a window of Nicotiana tabacum cultivar K326 chromosome 19, ASM71507v2, whole genome shotgun sequence DNA.
TTCTTTATGAAGTGACACAGTTCTAACAGATGTGAGAGCACAAGCAAGCAGGGGATCTGTTTGAGCAAGAACGAGTGCAGAATCTCTAAGAAAGGGCATCCAAACACATTACATGAGATGTTCTTACAAAGATTGCAAGACTATAGGACATGGTTCTAACTTTTATTTTGCTAAATTCAATTCATACATAACTATAAAATGCTCTAACCTTAGATGTCTTGTGAAAGTTCCCATGAAATCCTGTGTGTATTAACAAGAAAAAGGGCGCTCTAACTAATAAACGAAGTTCACCAAAATATATGAGATCCACAATACCTCGTGAGTTCAGGACTGAAACCATCATCAACAGCTCAAAATGCTAGTCTTTACAATATTTGGTATATGTACAAGATGAGAGAACATCAGAGAAGCAGACACTTCAGTAATGTATCTAATCAGGCACTATACTTCATACAAATGTTACAACATACACGAGGTTGCTCAAATAGAATTACAGATAACATGAAGCACCTACATTCTGATTCTGTTGCACTCCTACTTCCATTTCATTTAGTTAATACCTATCTAGTCTACAGTGCATCTACAATGACTACAGGTACATACTGAACATGCAGAAAGCATTAAGTACCTTCTTCAGTTGGTTTTGTCTTTCAAACAGCTTGTCTCTGTGAATACTTAATCAGAAGTTTTCCTTAAACTCTTTAGCCGCATTTATTATAGCCTGGCCGGGGAGCTAACTATTGTTTTGTAGAATAGATTTTCTCAGCAACCAATGAAATTACATACGTTAAGTAACAAATCAATCAATCGTAACGCCAAGGAATGAAAGCTAAGGTTACTATAAGCAATTCTTAACACCAACAAGAAGAAATTTTAAGTTCAGAGTTGCAATAAAGCTAAGGTTGCGATATACTTACAAGTCTCTTGCGATACTCCCCATTGGAGACAGAGCCGCATGTGTGAGTCTCGGTGGAGACTCCACTCCTACCGCCACGACGATTTTGCATTTATTTCTGACTTTTCAATACACTTGGGATCTTTCCAAAGTTGTTCCCAACTTTCCCACACTTCTTCTGGAACACCTCTTGGCCTAacctttttagtttttattttggaAATGAAATCTTTGTACCTTATTGATGCCTTATTCTCCCATTGGCTCCTCACTGCACTAGCTATGGAAGAGTCCCAATAGAATTTCTTctgaaataattttataaagtaATAACATTAATATCTTATTTATAACAGTTAATACACTTCCTAAATTCATTATATAATGAGAAGTTATACCTTGAATTCTCCCCAATAAAAGTTTTTTATCTCGTCAGAGACACTTTTCCAATTGATTCCATTGGGATCAAGTTCATGCTTGAAAGATTTAAATATATTCTTCGAGCATAATCCACTAGGTTCTAACCTGAAAAAATTTGAAGACAATAGTTGAAGGGGTATCAGAAATCAAAATttctatataaaaaataatagtaaaaacaTGGACTAACCCTGTAGGAGCAAGAGTAACAAGTGTCCGCTGCCCGCGACTACTGGTGCACTCACCTTCGCCAATTGTGTTGCTTTGAGTAGATATGCCCTCACCTATTGGGTTACTCTGATCAGGTGTATTAGGAGATGATTCAGAATGGATAGTTGGGGTACTACCATGACCTGATGTTTGAACGGGTGTCGTACTGCTAGGAGCTAAAGTTTGTACTTTATTTATGTGATTCTGCCCACCTAAAGAACTTGTACCACCTTGTTGAGTACTAATTATAGGAATGGGAACAGAAGGCATATTTGCACGAATAGCAGAATTACCCCTACCCCTAACTCAGGACTTGCCTCCACGAGCTATGCTATCTCTGCCTCTCCCTCGAGTCATATCTACAAAAATAATTACATGTAAGCAAATTAGAGTCATAAATTGGTATAAGTCAAGAATTAAGTCCCTGCAAATAGAAAACATTGGTATAAGTCAAGAATTGGGCCAAAATTACTGCtagatttttcaattttatagtAAGTGATAAATTTAGGGAAATGAGTGAGAAGTTAGACAtcaaagaaaagcaataaatatagatatattcTTGCAGATAGCATTCAACTTAGATTacaacaaacaaaacacatagcaTTCAGCTTAGATTATAACAAACAAAACACAGTAAGATGCATCAACATATTTTTAATTAACACACTAGTCACtatctatttcttcttcttcttcatgatgATCTAGCAATAATTCATCATCAACGTGCTCATCCATTTCAATTAAATCCCCATTTGGATCATGTAAGAGTATATTTTCATCAACGACAATGTTCATATCTATCACATgatcttcaacttcttcaacttggAAGGGGAGATTCGCATCTGAAATTGCCATCACTTACTCATCGGGTAATTCAACAACATGCCGAGGTTTAATTTTCAATACAGCTGACCAATCCTCCTTGTCCTTTCTCTTGCTAGGATAAGGAACATAACACACTTGAGTTGCTTGCATCGCAAGAATAAAAGGTTCATATTTTTTATATCGACGACGATGGTTAACATCCACCAATTTGTATTGATTATGCTTTTTAACACCAACATTCATCGTTGGGTCAAACCATTCACACTTGAATAATACAGTTTTCTTTAAAGGTTAACATCCACCAATTTGTATTGATTATGCTTTTTAACACCAACATTCATCGTTGGGTCAAACCATTCACACTTGAATAATACAGTTTTCTTTAAAGGTTCTTCACGGTATTCTACTTGTATAATCTCTAATATCTAATGATAGTACTCACCAACATTTGGATCCGATATACAAACTCCATTGTTCATTGTTGATCTTGTGCTACCATGACTTTCTGTGTGAAATTTATATCCATTAACAAAATACACTGACTGACATATCGCGCTTATCAATGGTCCATGAGCAAGGCTACGCAAGAATGCATTCTCAATATGGTTGCTTCGGACCTATTTAAGAAATTGTGAGACTTAGTTAAATTTAACAAGTCAATTTATGTACATTAttgtataaaagtaaattattgtTGGAGGCTTACATATTGCTTGAACCATATAGAGAAATATGTTTCGAGATTCTCATCTATTTGATCCTGAGATAGACTCGGATATTCTTCTTGTAAACGTTCCACGTACATACTTCATTGCAACAAAATAAGTTAAAATTAGTGCTTCAGATATATGAATATTTGTTATATTAAGCAAGTATAACTTTCAAATGTTACCTtacaaatggctcaacctctttACAATTTAGTAGAATGTAAGTTTGGGCAGCCTTGATTTCTTCCAAGGATAAACTCCTCTTTTTTGCTTCTCCCGATAGTCGACCTGGATGTGTAAATATTGATAAATTTCCTTTATGATCTtccacaacatcaccatcatcATTCCGGTCCACATTATGATTACGTGTAATGACATGAGGTTCAAAATAATGAGAAAATAATTGTGTTGACTCTGTCATCAAGTATGCTTTACAAATAGATCCCTCAACACTAGCTTTATTCCCaatcatttttttcaaagttCCAAGGTACCTAAATAGATAAATGAATGGACCATAAAATTAAAAAGTCATGTGTAGCATACTTGTCACTATTATGACATAGAAGTTTTAAATTTACCTCTCAAAAGGATACATCCATCGATATTTGTGCAGGTCCAGCAATTCTTGCTTCATATGGTAGGTGCACGGGCAAATGTTCCATTGAGTTAAAGAACCCCTGTGGAAATATACGTTCCAACTTACACAAGATCTGTGAGATGTCTATTGCTAATCTCTCCATGTCAGCCACTCGTAGAGTGGTCGAAGTAAGATCTTTAAAAAATAAGCTCAATTCTGTAAGTGTCTGCCACACATTACTAGGAAGTAGTTCACGAAAGGCAATAGGCATTAATCGTTGCATAAACACGTGGCAATCATGACTTTTCATGCCAAATAACCTAGACTTGTTCGTCTCTAGACATCGACCCAAATTTGAAACATACCCATCTGGAAACTTCAAACTTTTCACCCAATCGAATAAGATATCTTTTGCTTCATTGTCTATTGTATATGCAGCTTTGGGATATTTTCCACTAGCATCCTTTGCCAACTGAGGTCTATCGCAATAGGTTAGCATATCCAAACGTGCTTTGGGATTGTCTTTGGTTTTGTCTTTAACATTAAGAACTGTGTTAAATACATTATCAAAGACATTCTTTTCAATATGCATGACGTCAAGATTATGCCGAATCATGTTAGAACTCCAATAAGGCAAATCCCAAAAGATGATTCGCTTTTTCCATCCACAAGATTTACAGTCTCGAATTAACTACTTGTGCATCTTCCTCTGTTACTTTCCTTAGCCCTAACTCACTAATTTGGTTCAAAATTTCCTCTCCCGTTCTAAGTGCTGGTGGTAGCCTTTTGACAGTCTGACCTTTAAGAAAGTTTTTACGATCTTTCCTAAATAGATGGTGTTGGTCGAGGAACATTCTATGACTATCAAACCAAGTTGTTTTCCCACCATGACATAATCTTAAAGATTGTGCTTCCTCCATACAATAAGGACATGCTAACTTGCCAGCAGTACTCCATCCTGATAACATAgaatatgttggaaagtcatTGATTGTCCACATCAAAGCCGCCCTTAATTGAAAGTTTTGCTTTTTTGAGATGTCAAATGCTTCCACACCTTCCTCCCATAACAAGGTCAATTCTTTTATTAGAGGTTGTAGAAAAACATCAATTTTTTGTTTAGGATTGGTTGGCCCTGGAACAATGACAGTTAAGAACATGTACGCCTCTTTCATACACATCCAAGGAGGTAAGTTGTATGGAGTGACAATCACCGGCCACGAAGAGTATTTTCTTCCTAATTGACCAAATGGTTGGAAACCATTAGTACATAAACCCAGCCTCACATTCCTTGGTTCAGCAGCAAAAAATGAATGATTTTCATTGAAGTGCTTCCAAGCCTCAGAGTCTGATGGATGACGCATTACCCCCTCCTCTTGTATATGCTCATGATGCCATCTCATGTCACCGACTGTAGTATGAGATGCGTATAATCTTCGCAATCTAGGAATCAAAGGAAAATAATACATCTTTTTATAAGGGACTAATTTCCTCTTACGAGAACCAACGCGACATTTAAACTCGTAGCCACAAAACTTGCAAGATGTGAGGTCTTCATCGTCACCCCAATACAACATACATCCCGAATTACAACAATCAATCTTTTCAACCGGCAAACCCAAGCTACGCACTAGCTTCTTGGTTTGATAATAACTTTCAAGCATTATGTTATCTTCAGGTAAAGCCTCTTTCAGCAATTGTATCATTTGGTCATATCCCCTCTGTGATAAAGTGTTCTCCATTTTAATGTTTTTAACATCCTAGAAACTACTGCGAGTTGAGAGAGGGGAGAACCAGGATACAATTCTGTATCAGCGGCCTTTAGCAAATCATAAAACCTTTGAGACTCAGGATTAAGCTCCTCCTCCATTGAAGGATTAGCCTCGTCCTCCATTGAAGGCTCAAAATGATGAGACGGCTCAAATTCAGTGTTACTATAAGATTGCCAACTAGAATCCTGGCCAAAGTTGGGTCCAGCTGCATCTAAAACCATTTGTCGGTATGGATTGTCATATCCTAATGCAGGTTGAACACCACCATGTAGATCACTGCTAGAAGACGTCACACCAGTCACATCTTTTTCCCCTTGATACTTCCAAACAGAATAGTTTTCAACAAATCCAAACTTAAAAAGGTGAAATCTAACCGTTTCAACATCCATGTATATAATGTTGCGACATTTTTTACATGGACATCTAACATTCTCACCACTCATGTGATTTCGCTGAGAACGTGCAAACAGGAGAAAGCTATCCATACCAGTTACAAAATTAGAATTAATACCCCCTCGGCCATCCAACCTCTCGTACATCCAAGCACGCTCTAAATTATCCATATTCCTATTTAATATAGAAACAAAATAGGATAATCAGACTTCTTTTTTCTATGAGTAAGATAATAAGAATGTTCTAAAGGGAAGTACTGGACAAAAAATTAAGAAGATAAGCAGGAGAAGATTAATTAAACTACCAAAGGAATCTACCAAAAAATTCTCCAAGCGTTTACCATCCAAAGGTGTCAAAATCACTATAGCAACTACAAAATCCTTCTTGAAAACCATGCTATTGGTGATATTTGTAAGAGAGTCAAGTAATGAGACCAAATTATGACGGCCGCCAAGCTATTGGTAACCCTTTTCATCGTATTCTTAGAAGTTTAGCTCAATGAAGGTCAAGACATGTCAACATGATAGGAAAACAATTAGATAAAAGATTTATACCAAATCATGTTACTTATTAGGTAATTACCCGTAAATCTCTTTATATATAGTATTAATCAAATTTCTGATAAAATGAGTAACTGATCTACTATCACAAGTTAAGATTCACTAATGGTTTAAAAATATTTACCCAATTAGTATGTATAACTTAAATTCATCCGAACAATGAGAAAGATAACCTGCAATAACAGATTAAAACTCAATGATGGTATAATTTTCTATTTGCACAGTGAGTATATGAGTTACTCACTGTGCAATGAAGTAATTACACTGCAATTAGCTGTAGTCCAAATCTTCTTGCTGTTCTTCCCAACTATATAGAGAAAGACAGTTACCCCATTTTTCTTTCGAGAACCGAAGGCCTAAATCTAACCAAATCCGAAAAATGGCTACCAAGGTTTACATCGTGTGAgtatttttttcatctttttcgctttgcttttcatttttctttgaaaaataaataaattaaaaattcgtATTCTACAAGGAAACAAAATGTGGCGAGTAAAAATTTCTGTGTAAAAATTGACAAAATCCTGTGGCCAAAGCAAACAGAAGATTGACAAAATCCTGTGTCAATCGAGGCCATTTCTGATGGCTATGAAGATGGCGGCCTCGGACAGCAATCAGCTTCGCAACATAACAAGATTCAAACAAGTTGGCTCTAACAAATCAGTGGCTTAGCATTTTTGGTACCCAAAATTAGTACAAAGCATAAGAAACAGAAGAAGAAACAAAGCCATCTACAAACCTTAGATTCACGTTGGCTACTGATTTTTGCTCTTGTTCTTGAAAACCCTCATCGTGTGTCTTCTACTGATTTTGCTCCAGCCGCCTGATTTTGCTCCCAGCGTGTGTTTCTACTGCTTTAGAAGAAGAGACTGATGTTTTACCAAATTTGTGCCCTAGGGAAAATAATTAAGTGGTCTTCAGCGACGGATTTAGCTACGGACAAAGTTCCGTCGCTAAAAATAACATTAATTTTCATTAAAGAATACATTATCGACGGAAATTTCCATAGCAAGGAGTTTTAAAACATTTTGATAAAGAAATTAAGGCTATCGACGGATTTTTCGTTGCTAAATCCGTCGTGTAGTTAAATAAAGTTTGTCGCTCAGCTTTTGTCGTTAAATCCGTAGGTAAATTGAGGGCGCCAATATTTAGCGCCAACAATTAGCGATAAATTTTCGATTTCGTCGCTATTCCGTCGCTATATTAGATACTAattattttttggctttttttgcAATGAAACTATTATTCCGTAGTTTGTAgtatatgtctaaaataaaatcaactagagagtgaagatcctatgttggaaagggcgactagggagtggagaccctatgcctaaaataaaatcaactagggagtgaagaccctatgttggaaagggcgactagggagtagagaccctatgtctaaaatagaatcaactagggtgtggagactagggagtggagaccctttgtccaaaaatcatcaactagagagtggagaccttatgttggaaaagagactagggagtggagaccctatgtccaaaaacatcaactagggagcggagaccctatgttggaaaagcgaataaagagtggagaccctgtgtctaaaataaaatcaactagggagtagagacagtggagaccctatgtctaaaataaaatcaactaggaagcggagaccttatgttggaaaagcagactagggagtggagaccctacgtctaaaatataatcaactagggagtggagaccctacgtctaaaatataatcaactagggagtggagaccctatgttggaaaagtagactagggagtggagactctatgtctaaaataacttcaactagggaatggagaccctatgttggaaaagtagactagggagtggagactttatgtctaaaataacttcaactagggagtggagaccctgtgttggaaaaacgactagggagtggagaccctatgtctaaaataaaatgaattaggaagtggagaccctatgttggaaaagaaaccagggagtggagaccctatgtctaaaataactatcaactagggagtggagaccctatgttggaaaagaagactagggagtggagaccctatgtctaaaataaaatcaactagggagtgaagaccctattgGAGCAGAATTCGAAGTAGAATTCCCTTTTGGAGTTGTTGCTACTGCAGAGCTGTTTCTAGCTCCCGCGCGGTTTCTTTtgggttgcacctgcttcttgcaaggttacTTTGGATTCCAGTTTCTTGtggttcaaacaaagaacaatttatcggtttgaaacggtggttggtttgcGACCTTGAGTGTTTCAGTCACTTGATCTTGGTCGGCCTCTTTGATGATACTTTTACTTGCAACTGGTTGTTTCCTGAATATCGATTGCACTTCTGGACCCggagaacctttggcttttccaaACCTTGCCATGACGGTTGGTCACGTGGGACCtaacctttttcaactttgtTTTGCCTTCGTGGGCATTTCAGTTTGAATTccttctttcaatttttttaacttCAAAGCATTGGGGAATctttggcttttcaaaccttACCAAAGCAGTTAGTCGtgtgggactcaaccttttcaacttcatttttgccCTTGTAGGcatttcaatttgatttccttctttcgagagttttcaatttcaaaacatcaGCGACCATGGCCAGCCGAAGTCGACTTGATCCCCCTGCTGAGGCTAGGTGTccttttgcatattagcttgtatcaaatgagaaccctataaatcagtcttaccatcctttctttgtcttagtttcgggACAGAGTTAGACCGAtaaggattcaaagaaaaacaaataataaaatggacaatAAATTTAGACGAAAGGTATACCTTTCGGGGAAAGGacagaaggacttatctggagtacatacggacttcaatgaacatgacatgccttttggactggatgcctgatctgtgtaaaccgtctgacTCTCAGAAAtgcatcacaacttttgcctcgaaaCTGAGAAACCTTGCTTAGGACTGTGTCAATATCAGTGACTGAGGATCCTctttttcgatcagtggcgccctttgcgtGTTTTCACCagctaacctctctcatttctcttcttacaaTCGCCTTATagtactctttgcgagtttttactaacaagattatctcattttaatttctctacttaccatcgccttacggtgcccgtgagggttttcaccaataagactctcttattttatttctctcattttgttgtatcagatccaagtggttgtatcctccaattcttgaacattctcgttgcTTGATCGTAAGGACTTTGAAAAGGACTTGGGTGAAAAAGGATTtgaattgaattacaactttggaacctttcaaacgaaaccatcgccaaaccattataacatccgccccagtttcacttttgggggaaattggatttttattttggtgtgactgaaccctggagagaggctgcctacgtgtcctttcggaatcaagtcgaacgtagttcaagcaacatgaacttgtttggatttttgttttgtttttttttcttcttctttatctttttttttctcttttttgttttcctttttttcttctttgttttgtttttcttctctttttctttcttgtttcttttttttttaataacatcTTCAGGTTCCAAAGATGGTAATCAAAGAAAGATAACCGGATCAAAAGGGTTAGCAaggggttgatagtgtttggatagcgagaatgaaagcctttgtCATCCCAATAAGAGAATATTAATGCTATATAGagggtcaaacatagtaccttttgactgcatcctcGTTGACAGTTGTTTCATGGACATTTCATTCGATGCTTCGCAGGTACAACACTCTCTTTTGCAGTACTCTCGTTACAATATATGGACCGTTCCAATTTGgaaccaattttcctttagcttcttcatgaggtGGGAGGATACGTCTCAGAATGGGTTGTCCTATTTCAAATTTCCttggccgcactttcttgttgtagacacgggccattctttgttggtacaactgcccgtggcaaactaCGATCAatcattttcatcaatcaatGTCAATTGTTCCGATCGgttcttgacccaatctttatcctcaatctcggcttcaacaatgatccgaagagggaatttcaacttcttccgatttcATTCGGACTTGGCTTAGGCCTACTGTTccaattctttgtttattttctcacaagccttatcttcaacacattctgtttcttgattcattatttcgaggtctgacaaccttttaggatctgggcatgaagtcctcaagcatgtcatgttattgaaatctgcatttaatagaattaaaaatagaataataaaagtgacaagattaagaaaaaagACATTCCTgcacaatgaaatattaatttcatttgattattattattattatttatttatttatttatttttatttttttgtttctttttttttttgaattttgaagatagaagggtttacatcggaaggtaagacaataaagtaaaacatccgcaTCACACCCTCAGATAATCCGGacacagaaaggatagcaagactggctaccgaggctcccgtctgatggggaactttcaggcttgacgacaattttttggcttttcttctgt
It encodes the following:
- the LOC142161730 gene encoding uncharacterized protein LOC142161730 — translated: MENTLSQRGYDQMIQLLKEALPEDNIMLESYYQTKKLVRSLGLPVEKIDCCNSGCMLYWGDDEDLTSCKFCGYEFKCRVGSRKRKLVPYKKMYYFPLIPRLRRLYASHTTVGDMRWHHEHIQEEGVMRHPSDSEAWKHFNENHSFFAAEPRNVRLGLCTNGFQPFGQLGRKYSSWPVIVTPYNLPPWMCMKEAYMFLTVIVPGPTNPKQKIDVFLQPLIKELTLLWEEGVEAFDISKKQNFQLRAALMWTINDFPTYSMLSGWSTAGKLACPYCMEEAQSLRLCHGGKTTWFDSHRMFLDQHHLFRKDRKNFLKGQTVKRLPPALRTGEEILNQISELGLRKVTEEDAQVVNSRL